TCGAAGAGGGTGACGCCCGACTCGACGGCGGCCTGGAGCACGTCGAGCGCGGCGTCCTCCGAGACGTCGCCCCAGTCCGCGCCGAGCTGCCAGGTGCCGAGACCGACGACCGAGACGCTGCGCCCGGTCCCTCCGAGGATGCGCTGTTCCATGCCCCCAGCGTAGGCCGCGCCCGCGTCAGGTGCGGCGGCCGCTCGCCGCCCGGCCCCGTCAGGTGCGGCAGGCGGCCGCGACCACGCGGGCCGTGCGCTTGCGGATGATGTGGTCGGCGGCCTCCACGCGGTGCATCGTCACGTGGCGCATCGCCTCGATGACGGCGAGGCTGCCCGGCGCGATGAAGGCGTCGAGCGCGCCGTACACGACCTGCACGGGCACGCGCACGCGCGCGAGGTCGCTGACGACGGTCTGGTGCTCGATGCTGTTCTCGAGCGAGAGCACGAAGGGGCGCCAGTTGCGCTCGGTGAGGTCGAACACGCCCTTGATCGGCATCAGGCGGGCGACGACCGCCGCGTTGGCCAGCGTGAAGTCCTTGTTGGTGCGCAGGTACTCGTAGGCGCGCAGGTAGGCGCTGACCCGCGAGCGCACCCTCCGGTCGCCGATGTCGGTCGGCGTCTCGTACACGGGCGGGCTCACCAGCACCAGCCGGCTGAGGGCTCCCGGGTTGTCGGCCGCGTAGCGCGCGACGATGAGGCTGCCGAGCGAGTGGCCGACGAGCACGAACGGCTCGCGCAGCCGCAGCGAGCGCAGCGTGCGGGCGAGGGAGGCGACGTGCTCCTCGATCGTGTAGGTCGCGTCGGCGGGCGCCGGCGACCGGCCGAAGCCGAGGATGTCGACGGAGATCACCCGGTGGTCGCCCTCGAGCAGCGGGACGACGTTCTTGAAGGTCAGGGAGGAGGAGGCGATGCCGTGCACCAGCACGACGACCGGCCCGACGCCCTCGTCGCCGGCGATGTGGAGGAGCGGCGGCCGGCGCCGCAGCCGGCTCCACAGCCTCCGCCACCTCTCCCGCAGCCGCGCGATCATACGGTCGCCGGCCACCAGCTCGGGGCCGCACGGCCCACCAGGGCGAGGAACGCCTCCACGTCGCGCGGCCGCGGGCGGCCGAGCCACACGTCGATGGCGCCGATCGTGCCGTCGGCGATGTAGCGCGAGACCGCGTGGCGCTCGTGCTCGTCGGCGACCGGCACCGAGACGCTGTGCTGGTCGAGGAGCAGCTCGATCGAGCCCTGGAAGTGCTCGCTGAGCATCGCGTGGAGGCTGGCGGAGCCGCTGTCGGGGCCGAGCCCGCGGCGGTAGATGGCGTCGTAGTGGTCCACGTGCTCCAGCACGGCCCTGGTGACGCCGACGATCGCGGCGGAGGCGTCGGCGGGGGCGACATCCAGGAGGTAGGAGGCGCGGAGCGCGTCGAGCTCGTCGCGCAGCACGTCCTCGAGCAGCTCGACCGGCGAGGCCGCGTAGGTGTACACCGTGGAGCGGTGGACCCCGGCGACGGCGGCCAGCCGGGAGACCGTCACGGCGGTGACCGGCCCGGCGGTCGCGAGATCGAGGATCGCCGCCCTCAGGCGTGCGGTCGACTTCTCCTGCCTCGCATCCACGAAACGATCGTACAATGTAGATATCCGACAGATGTTGGATAACTGGAAGGAGAAGTCCATGGCTCAGTACGACGTCGCCGATCGGTCCGCGATCGTGACCGGAGGCGGCTCGGGCATCGGGCGCGCCGTCGCGCTCACCCTCGCGGCGAGCGGAGCGGCGGTCCTCGTGACCGACCTGAACGAGGAGAACGCGCAGGCCGTCGTGGCCGAGATCGAGGCAGCGGGCGGCACCGCCCGCGCACTCGCCGGCGACGTGACCGACCCGGAGTTCGCCGCAGCGAGCATCGCCGCCGCGAACGAGCTGGCCCCCGTGCGCATCGCGGTCAACAACGCCGGCATCGGCGGCCCCGCCGCACCGGTCGGCGACTACCCGCTCGACGGCTGGCGCAAGGTCATCGAGGTCAACCTCAACGCCGTGTTCTACGGGATGCAGGCGCAGCTGGACGCGATCGCCCAGAACGGCGGCGGCTCCATCGTCAACATGGCGTCCATCCTGGGCAGCGTCGGGTTCCCGAACTCGGCGGCCTACGTGACCGCCAAGCACGCCCTGCTCGGCCTCACCCAGAACGCCGCCCTCGAGTACGCCGACCGCAAGGTGCGCGTCACGGCCGTGGGCCCCGGCTTCATCCGCACCCCGCTGGTCGAGGCGTCGATGGACAAGGACGCCCTCGCCTTCCTCGAGGGCAAGCACGCGCTCGGCCGCCTGGGCGAGCCGGAGGAGGTGGCCGCGCTGGTCGCGTTCCTCGCCTCTGACGCCGCCAGTTTCATCACCGGCAGCTACCACCTGGTCGACGGCGGCTACACCGCGCAGTAAGGCCTCTTACGGGGGCACTCCCACCCCTGCCGTGCCCGGTCGCGCTCCCCTAGGCTGAGGGGCGTGACCGAGCACGACGACCTCGCCGACCGGCTGCTCCCCGACGACCGGCTGGAGCGGTTCCGCTCCCGCGCGGCCGGGTACGACGCCGAGAACCGCTTCTTCACCGAGGACTTCGCCGAGCTGGCCGACGCCGGCTATCTGAAGGCGCTGGTGCCTGAGGAGCTCGGCGGACTGGGCCTCGGCCTCCAGCAGACCGCCCGCCTCCAGGTCCGACTCGCCGGCGCGGCCCCTGCCACCGCGCTCGCGGTCAACATGCACCTCGTGTGGACCGGCGTGGCGAAGATCCTCCGCGACCGCGGCGACGACTCCCTGGAGTTCCTGCTCCGGGAGGCCGGTCAGGGCGAGGTGTTCGCGTTCGGTCTGAGCGAGGCCGGCAATGACCTCGTCCTCTTCGGCTCGACCACGGAGGCGCGGCCCCGGGAGGACGGCTCGTACGCCTTTTACGGCCGCAAGATCTTCACCTCCCTCTCCCCCGCCTGGACGCGGCTCGGCACGATGGGCCTCGACACCACGAGCGCCGACGCGCCGAAGATCGTCTACGGCTTCATCGACCGCGCCGCGGGCGGCTTCGAGATCAAGCAGGACTGGGACACGCTCGGCATGCGGGCGACGCAGAGCAACACGACCGTGCTCGACGGCGCTGTCTCCCCCGCCGACCGGATCGTCCGCCGCCTCGACCCGGGCCCGAACCCCGACCCGCTGGTGTTCGCCATCTTCGCCGCCTTCGAGACGCTGCTCGCCGCGGTCTACACGGGCATCGGCGCCCGGGCGGTGGAGCTGGCGGTCGCCGCCGCGCACCGCCGTACGAGTCTCAAGAACGACGGCCGCTCGTACGCGGCCGACCCCGACATCCGCTGGCGGGTGGCGGAGGCGGCGATCGAGCAGGACGCCCTGCTCCCGCAGCTCGACGCGGTCGCGGGCGACGTCGACGCGCTCGCCGACCACGGCGCGTTCTGGTTCCCGAAGCTCGTCGGCCTCAAGATCCGCGCCACCGAGACCGCGCGCCGCGTGGTCGACCAGGCCGTGCGCGTCTCCGGAGGCTCCACCTTCTTCTCGGGCAGCGAGCTCGGCAGGCTGTACCGCGACGTGCTCGCCGGCCTGTTCCACCCGTCCGACGCCGAGTCGGCGCACAACACCGTCGCGAACGCCTGGCTGGGGCCGATCCCGGACTGATCAGACCCGCACCGGCGAGCGGCACCGCCCGCGCGACGGCCGCGAACGAACGGAGGCACGCATGCAGCAGCTCACCGCACGGCACTTCGCCGACCGGCTGGAGCGCGGCGCCGCCGAGGCCCGCGCCGCCGGGTACGACGGCCTCGTGATCGCGCCGGGGCCCGACCTCTCCTACTTCGCCGACTACCTGCCCGTGGCGACCACCGAGCGGATCACCCTGCTCGTCGTCCCCACCGACGGCGACCCTGCGATGCTCGTGCCCGCATTGGAGCGCGAGAGCGCGGCCGGCACGCGCGCCTCCGCCGCGATCCGCCTGGTCGACTGGCGCGACGGGGAGGACGAGTACGTGCCGGCCGCCGCCCTGCTGAAGCCCGACGGGAGGTACGCCCTCTCGGACGCGCTGTGGTCGATGCACCTGCTGGGACTGCAGCAGCGCCTCCCCGGAGCCCGCTTCGAGGCCATCTCGCACGCGCTGCCGATGCTGCGCGCGGTGAAGACGCCCGACGAGATCGATCGGCTGGCCGCCGCGGGAGCCGCAGCGGACGCCACCTTCGAGGACATCCTCGGCGTCCGGTTCGCCGGCCGGCGCGAGCGCGAGGTCGCCGCCGACCTCGCCCGGCTGCTGCGCGAGCACGGGCACGCGCAGGTCGACTTCACGATCGTGGCGAGCGGCCCGAACGCCGCCGACCCGCACCACGACGCCGCCGACCGGGTGATCGAGGAGGGCGACATGGTCGTGCTCGACTTCGGCGGCCTCCTGGAGGGCTACGGCTCCGACACCACGCGTACTGTGCACGTCGGGGAGCCGACGGACGAGGAGCACGAGGTGTACGAGACGGTGAAGCGGGCGCAGCAGGCGGCCTTCGAGGCGGTCGCCGTCGGCGTGCCCTGCCAGGAGATCGACCGGACGGCCCGCGCGGTCATCCGCGACGCGGGCTACGGCGACTACTTCATCCACCGCGTCGGCCACGGCATCGGCGTCACGACGCACGAGCCGCCGTACCTGGTGGAGGGAGAGGAGCGGCCGATCGAGGCCGGCATGACGTTCTCCATCGAGCCGGGCGTCTACCTGCCGGGGAGGTTCGGCGTGCGCATCGAGGACATCGTCGTCGCCGACCACGACGGCGGCCACCGGCTCAACAACTCCAGCCGCGAGCTGCACCTGGTCGCGTGACGGAGACCGCCACCGCGGGAGCACGCGACGCCGCCCTGCGCGACGCCGAGCGCCGCGACGCCGAACGCCGCCTGGCCCTGCGGCGTATGAAGACCCTCGCGACCGCGCTGCTCATCCTCGCCGCCGTCGTCTTCACCGTCTCCTTCGCGCTCGAGGACCGCTACCCCTGGCTCGGCTACGTGCGTGCGGCGGCGGAGGGCGCGATGGTCGGCGCCCTGGCCGACTGGTTCGCGGTGACGGCGCTGTTCCGGCATCCGCTGGGGCTGCGCATCCCGCACACCGCGATCATCCCGACCCGCAAGGACGAGATCGGCGCAGCACTCGGCGAGTTCGTGGAGACGAACTTCCTCTCCGACGAGGTGGTCGCCCGCAAGCTCGGCTCGATGGACCTGGCCGGCGCCGGCGCCTCCTGGCTGGCCGAGCCCGCGAGCGCCCGCCGCGTCGTCGCGGAGGCGTCGCGGGGGCTCACCGGCCTCGCCGCCCTGCTCGACGACGAGCGGATGCGGGACGCGGTGGAGGCCGTGGTGCGCACGCACCTCGTCGCACCGCTGTGGGGACCTCCGCTCGGCCGGCTCGGTGAGCGCGTGCTGGACTCCGGCGGCCACCTCGAGGCCGTCGACCTGCTCCTCGACCGCCTCGACGAGTGGCTGGCGGCGAACCCGGAGGCGTTCGCGTCGGTCGTGTCCCGGCGCCTGCCCTCGTGGATGCCGTCGTTCGTCGACCGGCTGGTGGACGAGCGGCTGCACTCGGAGGCCCGCCGCTTCGTCCGGGACGTGCGCGACGACCCCGAGCACCGCCTCCGCCGCTCCCTCGACGAGTACCTCGCCCAGCTCGCCGACCGGCTGCAGCACGACGAGGCGACCATCGAGCGGCTGGAGGCGGCGAAGGCGCGCGCGTTCGACGACCCCCGCATCCGCGACCTCGCGGCGTCGGCGTGGACGGCCGCACGCACGGCGGCCGTGGAGGCGCTGAACGACGAGGAGGGCGAGCTGCGGCGGCGTGCCGAGGCGTTCGTCGGCGACGCCGCCCGGCGCGTGCTGGCCGACGAGGAGCTGCGCGCCTCCCTCAACGCCCGGCTGACCGGCGCCGCGCTGCACCTCGTGACGAGCTATCGCGGCGACATCGCGCACGTCATCACCGAGACCGTGCAGGGCTGGGACCCGGCCGAGACCACGGACAAGATCGAGACGCAGGTCGGCCGCGACCTGCAGTTCATCCGGATCAACGGCACGGTCGTCGGCGCGCTGGCCGGGCTCGCGATCTACGCGGTGGCGACGGGGGTGGCGGCGCTGTTCTGACGGTCCAGGGTGTGTGTAAAGGGCGTCCGTCCGCACGTACTGAGGCCCCAACGTACTTATGCTTCCGGGTCGGGCAACGGTACTCAATCTGGCTTGCGCGGCCCCGCAAATGCGTCATCAGCTCGGCCGCCGACCACGGCCGATCGACTGACTCGACTCAGCGCGAGTTACGTGCAGGGTCGAGGACAAGGATCGCGCCGGCGACGGGTCGCAAAACTCCGTCCACTCCATTCAATGAAGAACGGAGCATCGAACGATGCGGATGATCAAACGGCTCGGGGTTGTCGGCGCCCTCGTGCTTGCCACGGTGCTAGGAGTAGGAGCTCAGGCAGCTAACGCGGCTGGTGCAGCTCCATCGAACGTTCACGTGAGCCTTTACAACAAGAGTGAAACGGTCGGGTGGAGCGCTGTCCCCGGAGCAACGTCGTATACGGTCATCGTGTCCCGTGACGGATACGCGGGTCCGTACGCGGGCTTCACGACCACCTCGACGTCGATCAACATTTCCTACGCCAACTTCCCCTACAGATCTGCAACGGGAGGTAAGGCGTATCGCTTCTCAGTCGGCGCGAAGGGCGCCGGGTGGTCATCCACCACCAAGAGCGTCAAGGTGATGGCGAACGGAACGCTTGTTTCTACGAGCAACACCAATGTCGCGTTGAAGAAGATCGCAGACTGCAACCACCAAGGATCGGCTGCGGCGCTCGTCGTTGGCGGGGCTGGAGGCGTAGCCGCGCTTGTGACGATTTGGATTCCTGGTGTTGACGTAGTAACCGCTGGTGGACTTGCCACCGCAATGGCGGCGACTTACGTCGCGACATCTGTGGTCTGCGTGCTCAGCTGAAGGGGAACTAGAATGACTAAAATGAGCGCTAACGACGCGAAGCCGGGCAGCATTCTCGGCGCGAGCTTGCTCCTCGCAATTACCGTTGGAGTCGTACTCGCGTTCTTCGGAACGAGTGTCGGATGGCCCGTCTGGGAAACGATTGTGGTCCCGCTGTTCGTGGCGGCGATCGCCTTTACGGGTAACACCCTTTTCGCTCGGGCGAGGCGTCGCAGCTGAGTGCTTGAGATTCGGGCCGCCACTTCGCGGTCCGAGTCTCAACGACTTACCACCGTCGCGAGTCAATTACTCACGGCCCAGTCGCGAAACAACGTTGCTGAATCGCGCACCCGAGTAGAGGGAACGGCGCAAGAGATTTGTGCAGCCCTCGGTTCTATGTCTCGGTTTTCCTCCGCTAGCAGGCGGCCTACTACGCGGTGGCCACGGGCGGCGCGGCGCTGTTCTCACGGCCCCGTCAGCGCGCCGGCTGCTAGTGCAGCGCCGTCAGCGATGCGGCCTCCCGCCGCAGCCTCCGGCGCCGTGCGAACGGGAGCGCGATCAGTCGCCAACCGACCAGGAAGACGCCGAGCACGACCGCGGCCACCGCGATGAAGCTCGGCTGCACGCCCTGGCCGCAGGCCGTGCGGATCAGCATGCCGAGCGCGACCGTCATCAGCCAGATCGGGATGCCCGGCCAGACGATCGCGAGCGGACGCGTCCAGGCCCACGTGACGAGCCAGCCGACCACCAGGCCGACGAGGAACGGCCAGAGGGTGGTGAGCAGTCCGGAGAACCCGGCGCTCTCGCCGTGGCTGCTGCGGCCGATCAGCACGAAGAGGAGGACGAAGGCCGCGTCCAGCACGAACGCCAACGCCGCAGTCCTCCAGGATTTCACCCGATGATGCTACGGGGACGCCCCGTGCGTTGCCTGGGTGCGAGGTGGGCAGCGCCTCCTCATTAGACTGGCCTCACCCGTCGCAGGCGACCCGCCGCCGACCGTCCTGGAGTGCTCCGTGCCGAACTTCGACTTCCTCGCCCAGCCCTCGCTCCCGCGGCCCGACGTCACGGCCGACGACGCCGTCGCCATCGCGGCGGCGCGGTTCGGACTGGAGGGGCGGGTGACCGAGCTCGGCAGCCAGCAGGACCGCAACTTCCTCATCGACACCGGCGACGACCGGTACGTGCTCAAACTCGCCAACCCGGTCTTCTCGGCCGACGAGCTGCGCGCGCAGAACGCCGCGCTGGAGGCGCTGGCCGGCTCCGGCATCCGCATCCCCGCTGTCGTCCGGGCGCTCGACGGCGCCGACCTGGTGGAGGTGGAGGCGCAGGGCCGCCGCCTGCTCGCCCGCGTGCTGCGCTACCTCGACGGCGACCCGCTGACCGGCGTCGCGCGGCCGACGACCGAGCAGCTGCGGACCCTCGGGGCGCTCGCCGGCACGGTCGCGGCCGGACTCTCCGAGCTGCGCCACCCCGGCCTCGACCGCACCACCCAGTGGGACGCGCGCGTCAGCGGCGAGGTGGTCGACCTCCTCCTCGAGCACGTGGAGCAGCCGGCCAAGCGCGCGGTCGTGCGCAGCGCCGCCGACGACGCGCTCGCCCGGTTGGAGCCGCTGCGCTCGCGCCTGCGCGTGCAGGCCGTGCACGGCGACGTGACCGACGACAACATCGTGCTCGGCGAGGGCGGCCCCGGCGTCATCGACTTCGGCGACGTGGCCGACGGCTGGCTGGTGGCCGAGCTCGCGGCGACCGTCACGAGCGCGCTGCACCACGTGCCCGACGACCCGATCGACGCGGTGCTGGAGGTCGTGGCGGCCTTCCACGCGCAGGCTCCGCTCGACGACGCCGACCTGGCCGCGCTCTGGCCGCTCGTCGTGCTCCGCGGCGCCGTGCTCGTCGTGAGCGGCGAGCAGCAGGTGGCGCTCGACGGCGACAACGCGTACGCCGACGAGAACCGCGCCCACGAGTGGGTCGCCTTCGACGTGGCCCGCCGCCTGGACGCGACCGAGGTGGAGGCGCTGATCCGCGCCCGGCTGCAGGCGGGCTCCCCTGCCCCAGCGCCCGCCCTGGGCCGGCTGGTCGCCCTCGACACGACCGCGGCCAACCTCACCGACCTCTCGGTGCTCGGCCGCGACCAGGACTCCGGCGCGTGGCTGGAGGCGGGCGCCGAGGAGGCCGTGCTCGCCCGCGTCTGCCGCGAGGCCGGTCACGCGGTGACCCGCTACGGCGAGGCCCGGCTGACGCGCGCGCGGGTGAACCGCACCTCCGCCTCCGCCACCATCGCCCTCGCGGTCACGCTGGAGGCGCCGGAGGGCGTGCCCGTGCTCGCACCCTTCGCCGGCGAGCTCGCGCTGGTGGGTGGCGCCTGGCTGCTGCGGGGCGACGGCGTCGAGCTGTGGCTCGACGGCCTGAGCCGCCCGCTGACCACCGCCGCCGTAGCCGCCGGCGCGGAGATCGGCACGGCCGTCCGGCTCACAGCCCAGCTCAGCCGCCTGACGGGTTGGCGTCCCCCGGCCTTCGTCACCCCGGCGTTCCCCGTCGAGCGCTGGGCCGACGTCTCCCCCGACCCGTCTGCCCTGTTCGGTCTGCCGCTCGCGGCGCCGCAGCCCGATCCGGCCGCGTCGCTCGCCCGGCGCGACGCGACGTTCGCGCAGGTGCAGGAGCACTACTTCGCCGAGCCGCCGCTGATCGAGCGCGGCTGGCGGCACCACCTCCTCGACACCCGTGCGCAGAGCTACCTCGACATGGTGAACAACGTCACCCAGCTCGGTCACGGGCATCCTCGGCTGGTGGAGGCCGTGCGCGACCAGTGGGCGCGCCTCAATACGAACTCCCGATTCCACTATGACG
The sequence above is a segment of the Leifsonia williamsii genome. Coding sequences within it:
- a CDS encoding alpha/beta fold hydrolase, producing MAGDRMIARLRERWRRLWSRLRRRPPLLHIAGDEGVGPVVVLVHGIASSSLTFKNVVPLLEGDHRVISVDILGFGRSPAPADATYTIEEHVASLARTLRSLRLREPFVLVGHSLGSLIVARYAADNPGALSRLVLVSPPVYETPTDIGDRRVRSRVSAYLRAYEYLRTNKDFTLANAAVVARLMPIKGVFDLTERNWRPFVLSLENSIEHQTVVSDLARVRVPVQVVYGALDAFIAPGSLAVIEAMRHVTMHRVEAADHIIRKRTARVVAAACRT
- a CDS encoding TetR/AcrR family transcriptional regulator, translated to MDARQEKSTARLRAAILDLATAGPVTAVTVSRLAAVAGVHRSTVYTYAASPVELLEDVLRDELDALRASYLLDVAPADASAAIVGVTRAVLEHVDHYDAIYRRGLGPDSGSASLHAMLSEHFQGSIELLLDQHSVSVPVADEHERHAVSRYIADGTIGAIDVWLGRPRPRDVEAFLALVGRAAPSWWPATV
- a CDS encoding SDR family NAD(P)-dependent oxidoreductase is translated as MAQYDVADRSAIVTGGGSGIGRAVALTLAASGAAVLVTDLNEENAQAVVAEIEAAGGTARALAGDVTDPEFAAASIAAANELAPVRIAVNNAGIGGPAAPVGDYPLDGWRKVIEVNLNAVFYGMQAQLDAIAQNGGGSIVNMASILGSVGFPNSAAYVTAKHALLGLTQNAALEYADRKVRVTAVGPGFIRTPLVEASMDKDALAFLEGKHALGRLGEPEEVAALVAFLASDAASFITGSYHLVDGGYTAQ
- a CDS encoding acyl-CoA dehydrogenase family protein, yielding MTEHDDLADRLLPDDRLERFRSRAAGYDAENRFFTEDFAELADAGYLKALVPEELGGLGLGLQQTARLQVRLAGAAPATALAVNMHLVWTGVAKILRDRGDDSLEFLLREAGQGEVFAFGLSEAGNDLVLFGSTTEARPREDGSYAFYGRKIFTSLSPAWTRLGTMGLDTTSADAPKIVYGFIDRAAGGFEIKQDWDTLGMRATQSNTTVLDGAVSPADRIVRRLDPGPNPDPLVFAIFAAFETLLAAVYTGIGARAVELAVAAAHRRTSLKNDGRSYAADPDIRWRVAEAAIEQDALLPQLDAVAGDVDALADHGAFWFPKLVGLKIRATETARRVVDQAVRVSGGSTFFSGSELGRLYRDVLAGLFHPSDAESAHNTVANAWLGPIPD
- a CDS encoding aminopeptidase P family protein: MQQLTARHFADRLERGAAEARAAGYDGLVIAPGPDLSYFADYLPVATTERITLLVVPTDGDPAMLVPALERESAAGTRASAAIRLVDWRDGEDEYVPAAALLKPDGRYALSDALWSMHLLGLQQRLPGARFEAISHALPMLRAVKTPDEIDRLAAAGAAADATFEDILGVRFAGRREREVAADLARLLREHGHAQVDFTIVASGPNAADPHHDAADRVIEEGDMVVLDFGGLLEGYGSDTTRTVHVGEPTDEEHEVYETVKRAQQAAFEAVAVGVPCQEIDRTARAVIRDAGYGDYFIHRVGHGIGVTTHEPPYLVEGEERPIEAGMTFSIEPGVYLPGRFGVRIEDIVVADHDGGHRLNNSSRELHLVA
- a CDS encoding DUF445 domain-containing protein; this encodes MTETATAGARDAALRDAERRDAERRLALRRMKTLATALLILAAVVFTVSFALEDRYPWLGYVRAAAEGAMVGALADWFAVTALFRHPLGLRIPHTAIIPTRKDEIGAALGEFVETNFLSDEVVARKLGSMDLAGAGASWLAEPASARRVVAEASRGLTGLAALLDDERMRDAVEAVVRTHLVAPLWGPPLGRLGERVLDSGGHLEAVDLLLDRLDEWLAANPEAFASVVSRRLPSWMPSFVDRLVDERLHSEARRFVRDVRDDPEHRLRRSLDEYLAQLADRLQHDEATIERLEAAKARAFDDPRIRDLAASAWTAARTAAVEALNDEEGELRRRAEAFVGDAARRVLADEELRASLNARLTGAALHLVTSYRGDIAHVITETVQGWDPAETTDKIETQVGRDLQFIRINGTVVGALAGLAIYAVATGVAALF
- a CDS encoding DUF3054 domain-containing protein, with product MKSWRTAALAFVLDAAFVLLFVLIGRSSHGESAGFSGLLTTLWPFLVGLVVGWLVTWAWTRPLAIVWPGIPIWLMTVALGMLIRTACGQGVQPSFIAVAAVVLGVFLVGWRLIALPFARRRRLRREAASLTALH
- a CDS encoding aminotransferase, yielding MPNFDFLAQPSLPRPDVTADDAVAIAAARFGLEGRVTELGSQQDRNFLIDTGDDRYVLKLANPVFSADELRAQNAALEALAGSGIRIPAVVRALDGADLVEVEAQGRRLLARVLRYLDGDPLTGVARPTTEQLRTLGALAGTVAAGLSELRHPGLDRTTQWDARVSGEVVDLLLEHVEQPAKRAVVRSAADDALARLEPLRSRLRVQAVHGDVTDDNIVLGEGGPGVIDFGDVADGWLVAELAATVTSALHHVPDDPIDAVLEVVAAFHAQAPLDDADLAALWPLVVLRGAVLVVSGEQQVALDGDNAYADENRAHEWVAFDVARRLDATEVEALIRARLQAGSPAPAPALGRLVALDTTAANLTDLSVLGRDQDSGAWLEAGAEEAVLARVCREAGHAVTRYGEARLTRARVNRTSASATIALAVTLEAPEGVPVLAPFAGELALVGGAWLLRGDGVELWLDGLSRPLTTAAVAAGAEIGTAVRLTAQLSRLTGWRPPAFVTPAFPVERWADVSPDPSALFGLPLAAPQPDPAASLARRDATFAQVQEHYFAEPPLIERGWRHHLLDTRAQSYLDMVNNVTQLGHGHPRLVEAVRDQWARLNTNSRFHYDELSRFTERLAAIAPEGLDTVFLVNSGSEAVDLALRLAQTHTGRRTILAVKEAYHGWTVGADAVTSSLGDNPRALGTRPDWVRLVSSPNIFHGAHRGVDSAPAYLAELDADLAELDAAGTGVAGYIAEPVFGNAGGVMLPDGYLAGVYERVRARGGVCIADEVQVGYGRMGHYFWGSEQQGVVPDVITVAKAMGNGQPLGAVITRREIAESFAAEGSFFSSAGGSPVSAVVGLTVLDIMRDERLQENAAVVGDHLADRLRALGERHPLVGAVHGLGLYLGVELVRDRETLEPATEEAHLVCDRLLAEGVIVQPTGDYKNVLKIKPPLCITQESADRFADALDLVLATL